A genomic stretch from Heptranchias perlo isolate sHepPer1 chromosome 28, sHepPer1.hap1, whole genome shotgun sequence includes:
- the LOC137345027 gene encoding uncharacterized protein yields the protein MEAIHLTILVLLAKGLGGTTTVNYKSSTGSDIVTDPSASSSLQDSSNLATATSWIITSMPTTISGPSSDLPSDTSILANTPSVTSQFTSKFSSEAQSIPSSTSKPTSYVATIKQTTTELTTSKPTTSKPTTSKPTTSKPTTSKPTTSKPTTSKPTTQYQDRDLAASTIVACIIGGILLLMLLIIVAIPVWKRCSQKKPVQDLTWAGTCPVPSGEDSVHVVEDNDIDAAPAKRPSLTTFLSKKSKRESLLDQYNMEVQESEGIINSSSPEIEGTIIVPAEVKMENETGKETQALSQTQTVNGTQSQDFPPPPLEAQAPLNNNDPQHPLPATVTEARGPPQGVPDVGPNNTNFPPPPLDFLDLVNDFDLPPPLSELEV from the coding sequence ATGGAAGCAATCCATTTGACTATACTGGTACTACTGGCAAAGGGCCTTGGGGGTACAACCACAGTGAACTACAAGTCATCCACAGGATCAGATATTGTAACAGATCCAAGTGCATCATCTTCACTTCAGGACTCCAGTAACCTGGCCACTGCAACTTCCTGGATAATCACAAGTATGCCAACCACCATAAGTGGGCCTTCAAGTGATCTTCCCAGTGACACTTCTATCTTGGCAAATACACCTTCTGTTACTTCACAGTTCACATCGAAATTTTCATCTGAGGCACAATCGATTCCAAGTTCGACCTCCAAACCTACTTCGTACGTGGCAACTATAAAACAGACCACTACTGAGTTAACGACCAGTAAGCCAACGACCAGTAAGCCAACGACCAGTAAGCCAACGACCAGTAAGCCAACGACCAGTAAGCCAACGACCAGTAAGCCAACGACCAGTAAGCCAACGACCCAGTACCAAGATCGTGACTTGGCTGCAAGCACGATCGTTGCTTGCATCATCGGTGGGATATTGTTGTTAATGTTGCTCATCATAGTTGCCATTCCAGTGTGGAAAAGATGCTCACAAAAGAAACCTGTACAGGACCTCACATGGGCAGGAACTTGCCCAGTCCCCAGTGGTGAAGATTCTGTACATGTAGTTGAGGACAACGATATCGATGCTGCTCCAGCGAAACGCCCCTCACTCACCACCTTTCTGTCTAAAAAATCTAAACGTGAATCCTTACTGGATCAATATAACATGGAGGTGCAAGAGTCTGAAGGAATCATCAACAGTTCTTCACCTGAGATTGAAGGAACGATCATAGTGCCTGCTGAAGTCAAAAtggaaaatgaaacaggaaaagaaaCACAAGCTTTAAGTCAAACACAAACTGTAAATGGAACACAAAGTCAAGATTttccaccacctcctcttgaGGCACAAGCTCCACTGAATAACAATGACCCACAACATCCACTGCCTGCAACAGTTACAGAGGCTCGAGGCCCACCTCAGGGGGTTCCTGACGTAGGTCCAAATAATACAAactttccccctcctccattGGATTTTCTGGATCTTGTGAATGATTTCGATTTGCCACCACCGCTCTCTGAGCTGGAAGTCTAA